The following proteins are co-located in the Macadamia integrifolia cultivar HAES 741 chromosome 3, SCU_Mint_v3, whole genome shotgun sequence genome:
- the LOC122074133 gene encoding T-complex protein 1 subunit beta-like, translating into MAIDRLFKDEATEEKGERARMASFVGAMAIADVVKTTLGPKGMDKILQSTGRGRSVTVTNDGATILKSLHIDNPAAKVLIDISKVQDDEVGDGTTSVVVLAGELLREAEKLVAVKIHPMTIISGYRMAAECARDALLKKVMDNKEDAEKFKSDLMKIAMTTLSSKILSQDKEHFAKLAVEAVMRLKGSTNLESIQIIKKPGGSLRDSFLDEGFILDKKIGIGQPKRIENVKILVANTAMDTDKVKIYGARVRVDSMARVAEIEGAEKEKMREKVQKIIAHGINCFVNRQLIYNFPEELFADAGILAIEHADFDGIERLALVTGGEIASTFDNPESVKLGHCKLIEEIMIGEDKLIHFSGVEMGQACTIVLRGASFHVLDEAERSLHDALCVLSQTVVDSRVLLGGGWPEMVMAKEVDELARKTPGKKSHAIEAFSRSLQAIPTIIADNAGLDSAELIAELRAEHHKEGSTAGIDVISGAVGDMEKLGISEAFKVKQAVLLSATEAAEMILRVDEIITCAPRRREDRM; encoded by the exons GCATCCTTTGTTGGTGCTATGGCAATTGCTGATGTTGTGAAGACCACTTTAGGGCCAAAAGGGATG GATAAAATCCTACAATCGACAGGCCGGGGTCGCAGCGTGACTGTGACTAATGATGGTGCTACCATTCTGAAGTCCCTTCATATTGACAACCCAGCTGCCAAAGTGCTTATCG ATATCTCAAAAGTTCAGGATGATGAAGTTGGCGATGGGACAACATCAGTTGTTGTTTTAGCTGGAGAGCTTCTAAGGGAGGCAGAAAAGTTGGTTGCTGTAAAGATCCATCCAATGACAATAATTTcag GTTATAGGATGGCTGCTGAATGCGCACGCGATGCCTTGTTGAAGAAGGTCATGGATAATAAAGAAGATGCAG AGAAATTTAAATCAGATTTGATGAAGATTGCAATGACGACTTTGAGTTCAAAAATTCTCTCTCAGGACAAGGAACACTTTGCAAAACTTGCTGTGGAAGCTGTTATGAGGCTTAAG GGCAGCACAAACTTAGAGTCCATCCAAATCATTAAGAAGCCGGGAGGATCCTTGAGGGATTCATTTCTGGATGAAGG GTTTATTCTTGACAAGAAAATAGGCATTGGCCAACCAAAACGTATAGAAAATGTGAAGATTTTGGTTGCAAACACTGCAATGGACACTGATAAAGTAAAGATCTATGGAGCACGTGTTCGTGTTGATTCGATGGCAAGGGTTGCAGAGATTGAAGGGgctgaaaaggaaaaaatgagagagaaggtGCAAAAGATTATAGCTCATGGGATTAACTGCTTTGTGAATAGACAGCTTATTTACAACTTCCCAGAGGAACTCTTTGCAGATGCTGGAATCCTTGCAATTGAGCATGCTGATTTCGATGGGATAGAGCGGTTGGCTCTGGTAACTGGTGGTGAAATTGCTTCAACTTTTGACAATCCAGAGTCGGTTAAACTTGGGCATTGCAAGCTTATTGAAGAAATCATGATTGGTGAAGACAAGTTGATTCACTTCTCTGGGGTTGAGATGGGCCAAGCATGTACCATAGTACTAAGAGGTGCAAG TTTTCATGTGCTCGATGAGGCTGAAAGGTCTCTGCATGATGCCTTGTGTGTGCTGTCACAAACGGTCGTTGACAGCAGGGTTTTGCTCGGAGGTGGGTGGCCTGAGATGGTGATGGCAAAGGAAGTGGATGAGCTGGCACGAAAGACTCCTGGTAAAAAGTCTCATGCTATTGAGGCCTTCTCCCGGTCCCTCCAGGCCATTCCTACAATCATTGCAGACAATGCAGGATTGGATAGTGCAGAGTTGATTGCTGAACTCCGTGCAGAGCATCACAAGGAGGGGAGCACTGCTGGCATTGATGTGATCTCTGGAGCT GTGGGAGACATGGAGAAGCTTGGTATATCAGAGGCGTTTAAAGTGAAACAAGCTGTGCTGCTCTCTGCAACTGAAGCTGCCGAGATGATACTCAGAGTTGATGAGATTATTACTTGTGCCCCTCggagaagagaagatagaaTGTAA